From a single Pempheris klunzingeri isolate RE-2024b chromosome 2, fPemKlu1.hap1, whole genome shotgun sequence genomic region:
- the igfn1.4 gene encoding immunoglobulin-like and fibronectin type III domain-containing protein 1, whose protein sequence is MFRKSVVTDGTAAGQVGIKKKSKVPGVMITQFTETLPEGKSHPDFTRKPIALTIQEGKFAFFKAIVIGDPTPTVTWSRNNGDVSDTAKYQPKYDPNSNEHTFEMPSIMPDQADTYKCIAKNEHGQATVTVVLNVIAVGFKMNKAPQQAAEATNGNFKTVLKRKSKIRPKSEQPERKDGEIDPKFWELLLSADKKDYERICAEYGVTDFRWMLKKLNEIKKEREEEQAAFVRNLSSLKPIQVNADNTASFEIDMDLIDPSSSIFLYKDGEMVPYTKELGDKMKHSLKQIGKKYIFSVRDLMPDDAGLYQLDVEDVNMFSTDFKIPMVDFLVKIQEVKAIEREDAVFECVLSNPFSKILWFGKNLPLEQGDKYDIQVSEDKLIHRLVVKDCMIVDKGIYSACAGIKSCNAWLVVEADKDAQKGKKSARKTTRAGGSGIDLQKVAQEQQVKLEKEKEERKEQIKAAKEAAAAAPPPESPPAPTKTPRPPTPQEPQPSVVNEPAAVDPPIVSTGASNSEAEDTGSGHSAEEAAGAEMLDQPLADAGEPGITCGLSDIYALRGKPAELSVKMNMDCDGTWFKDGEQLNSGAGVTITKDGTSHKLTIQSCRDDDSGVYRFVSGNQSTQGKVTVGDVPEFDPDDLHKFSKPVIIRVGQNAAFKMPFPPQESLVISWFKDGSEIKDGGGVKIVRETNHSRLLLRDCLRTDAGEIKIQLKNPFGAVEATSQLIVLDRPGPPQGPVETTETTSSLIEIKWNPPKDDGGSAVTNYIIERQQTGQCLWTKLGDVSADKTSFRDRNVTHGKKYNYRIYAENPEGLSDALETADSIMAGIMILSGPPGAPTVVSASKTCINLTWTPPEDDRGVPIIGYQIEKRKKDTNQWIALNALNEPIEDVKYAVKDVTEGAEYEFRVSAINESGAGDLSPPSAMVCAKNPNMRPCFKDPEDFIVVRAGNSARVKICYEAEPPPEITWLKDDEPISPWINIINTEGMSQLVIPSSKRTDSAIYTIIAKNSVGEASFDIEVRVTDEPKMPGPVELEQTVQGKVVISWAPSPDQELDDRVYYVVSQHDSNTRLWKTIADRLFTNTYTANNILPGIEYHFQIYAKNDMGLSDPSQSPTWGFNSNKVPITSNGVNSMEVCFERPPSILVPLKVHTPPKGYQLYMTCAVRGCPTPTVSWYLNDVCINLDNNYYITNSFGVCSMYILRVRSKDSGEYKVVAVNSFGKAECSTKLIVRD, encoded by the exons ATGTTTAGAAAATCAGTCGTGACGGATGGGACAGCCGCTGGCCAAG TGGGGATCAAGAAAAAATCCAAGGTCCCCGGGGTGATGATTACACAGTTTACTGAGACACTGCCAGAGGGAAAGAGCCATCCAGACTTCACCCGCAAGCCGATAGCTTTGACCATCCAAGAGG gcaaaTTTGCTTTTTTCAAAGCCATTGTCATTGGAGACCCAACGCCGACAGTAACCTGGAGCAGAAATAATGGAGATGTCTCTGATACAGCAAAATACCAGCCGAAATACGATCCCAATTCCAATGAGCATACATTTGAG ATGCCAAGTATTATGCCAGATCAAGCCGATACCTATAAATGCATTGCCAAAAATGAGCATGGACAAGCCACGGTCACAGTTGTTCTGAATGTTATTGCAG TTGGTTTCAAAATGAACAAAGCCCCGCAACAAGCAGCTGAAGCCACCAATGGGAATTTTAAGACAGTACTTAAAAGGAAAAG TAAGATCCGTCCGAAATCTGAGCAACCTGAGAGAAAAGACGGAGAGATTGATCCTAAATTTTGGGAGCTCTTACTTAGCGCTGATAAGAAAGACTATGAGAGAATCTGTGCGGAATATGGAGTGACTGACTTTCGCTGGATGCTCAAgaaactaaatgaaataaagaaagaaagggaggaagaacaAGCTGCG TTTGTCAGAAATCTGTCTAGCCTGAAACCCATTCAGGTTAATGCAGACAATACTGCATCGTTTGAGATTGACATGGACCTTATCGACCCAAGCAGCTCCATATTCCTGTATAAG GATGGTGAAATGGTACCATATACAAAGGAGTTGGGAGATAAGATGAAGCACAGCCTTAAACAAATTGggaaaaagtacattttcagtGTGAGAGACCTTATGCCAGACGATGCTGGACTGTACCAGTTGGATGTAGAGGACGTGAATATGTTCTCCACTGATTTCAAAA tCCCCATGGTGGATTTCTTGGTGAAAATTCAGGAAGTGAAGGCAATTGAGAGAGAAGATGCTGTTTTTGAGTGTGTCCTGTCAAATCCCTTCTCCAAGATTTTGTGGTTTGGCAAGAATTTGCCACTGGAACAAGGGGATAAATATGATATCCAAGTTTCAGAAGACAAGCTCATTCACAGGCTGGTGGTCAAAGACTGCATGATAGTAGACAAAGGAATTTATTCTGCGTGTGCAGGAATTAAATCTTGCAATGCGTGGCTTGTCGTTGAAG CCGACAAAGATGCTCAAAAGGGTAAAAAATCAGCAAGGAAAACAACAAGAGCAGGAGGATCTGGGATAGATCTGCAAAAGGTTGCCCAAGAACAACAAGTAAAGctagagaaggagaaagaggaaaggaaagaacaGATCAAAGCTGCgaaagaagctgcagcagctgcacctCCACCTGAATCCCCTCCTGCGCCTACTAAGACTCCAAGACCTCCGACACCGCAAGAACCTCAACCAA GCGTCGTAAATGAACCAGCAGCAGTGGATCCACCGATTGTAAGCACTG gagcaa GTAATTCAGAAGCTGAAGACACGGGAAGTG GCCACTCAGCTGAGGAAGCCGCTGGTGCTGAAATGCTTGATCAACCACTTGCAGATGCAGGAG AGCCTGGAATTACCTGTGGACTCTCTGATATTTATGCTCTTCGTGGAAAGCCGGCTGAACTATCTGTGAAGATGAACATGGACTGCGACGGCACCTGGTTTAAAGATGGAGAGCAG TTAAACTCAGGTGCTGGGGTCACCATAACCAAAGATGGAACCTCTCACAAGCTGACAATTCAAAGCTGCAGAGATGACGACTCTGGCGTTTATCGTTTTGTATCAGGAAACCAAAGTACACAAGGAAAGGTCACTGTCGGAG ATGTACCTGAATTTGACCCGGACGACCTTCACAAATTCTCCAAACCTGTGATCATAAGAGTGGGCCAGAACGCTGCTTTCAAGATGCCCTTCCCTCCCCAGGAGTCTTTGGTAATCAGTTGGTTTAAGGATGGCTCTGAGatcaaagatggaggaggagttAAGATCGTGAGGGAGACCAATCACAGCCGGCTGCTGCTCAGAGACTGCCTGCGGACGGACGCAGGGGAAATAAAGATCCAACTCAAAAACCCATTTGGGGCCGTAGAAGCCACATCTCAGCTTATTGTGCTTG ATCGGCCTGGTCCACCTCAGGGTCCAGTGGAGACCACTGAAACCACCTCATCTCTAATTGAAATTAAATGGAATCCTCCCAAAGACGACGGAGGCTCTGCTGTCACCAACTATATCATAGAACGGCAGCAGACAGGGCAGTGTCTGTGGACGAAACTTGGAGATGTCTCAGCTGACAAGACCTCCTTCCGAGACAGGAATGTGACACATGGAAAGAAATACAACTACCGCATCTATGCCGAGAATCCCGAGGGCCTCAGTGACGCCCTGGAGACAGCTGATAGCATTATGGCTGGCATAATGA TACTCTCGGGTCCACCTGGTGCCCCCACAGTGGTGAGTGCCTCTAAGACGTGCATCAATTTGACCTGGACCCCTCCAGAGGACGACAGAGGAGTACCAATCATTGGTTACCaaatagagaaaagaaagaaagacacaaatcaGTGGATAGCACTGAATGCACTTAATGAACCTATTGAAG ATGTGAAGTACGCAGTTAAAGACGTCACTGAGGGAGCAGAGTACGAGTTCAGGGTTTCAGCAATCAATGAGTCAGGCGCAGGGGACCTAAGCCCTCCCTCTGCAATGGTGTGTGCGAAGAATCCCAACA TGAGACCTTGTTTTAAAGATCCAGAGGACTTCATTGTTGTCAGAGCAGGAAATTCTGCACGCGTCAAAATTTGCTACGAG GCTGAACCTCCTCCTGAAATCACTTGGCTGAAGGATGATGAGCCAATATCCCCGTGGATTAATATCATCAATACAGAGGGAATGTCTCAGCTTGTTATTCCCTCATCAAAGCGCACAGATTCAGCCATTTACACCATTATTGCCAAAAACTCTGTGGGTGAGGCTTCATTCGACATCGAGGTTAGAGTCACAG ATGAACCCAAGATGCCAGGGCCGGTGGAGCTGGAGCAAACCGTCCAGGGCAAAGTGGTGATATCATGGGCTCCCTCACCAGACCAGGAGCTCGACGACCGGGTCTACTATGTGGTGTCGCAACATGATTCCAACACCAGGCTGTGGAAGACTATAGCAGACCGCCTCTTCACTAACACATACACAGCCAACAACATCCTCCCTGGGATAGAGTACCACTTCCAAATCTACGCCAAGAATGATATGGGCCTCTCAGATCCATCTCAGTCACCTACATGGGGCTTTAACAGCAACAAAG TTCCAATAACGTCAAATGGAGTTAATTCAATGGAGGTCTGCTTTGAAAGGCCTCCATCTATCTTGGTCCCTCTGAAAGTCCACACGCCACCTAAAGGATACCAACTCTACATGACATGCGCTGTCCGCGGATGCCCTACGCCCACTGTGTCCTGGTACCTGAATGACGTCTGCATCAACTTAGACAACAACTACTACATCACCAACTCATTTGGTGTGTGCTCCATGTACATTCTTCGAGTCCGATCAAAGGATAGTGGGGAATATAAAGTTGTTGCAGTCAACTCTTTTGGCAAGGCAGAGTGTTCTACCAAACTCATTGTTAGAG ATTAA